A stretch of Telopea speciosissima isolate NSW1024214 ecotype Mountain lineage chromosome 11, Tspe_v1, whole genome shotgun sequence DNA encodes these proteins:
- the LOC122645188 gene encoding 21 kDa seed protein-like: MKMQSILVQLFFFAFLLRLQAIAQTHNLCEVVFDTDGNELQQGTPYYIVSAVRGGHGGGLTVGTRERSSSTTNTPTVKQHSYNMNFGSPVLFTPVPLPSRVKSIAETPSTQIRSEEITIHVSTDVNIRFMEMPGVWQVDAASGRERYVTLEGKSGHPGKSTVKNWFKILLVNASDPASAYRIRYCPGLCESCHVTCGDVGIRKEEGTRWLSVLTRGEFPFVFVKARSNNEAD, from the coding sequence ATGAAGATGCAATCCATCCTTGTTCagctcttcttctttgcctttcTTCTCCGGTTACAGGCTATCGCCCAGACCCACAATCTATGCGAAGTTGTGTTCGACACCGATGGCAACGAGCTCCAACAGGGCACGCCATACTACATTGTCTCAGCCGTCCGCGGTGGCCATGGCGGAGGTTTGACCGTCGGCACACGTGAGAGATCCAGTTCTACCACTAACACCCCTACCGTAAAACAACACTCCTATAACATGAATTTCGGGTCACCCGTTTTGTTCACTCCAGTGCCCCTTCCATCAAGAGTTAAATCTATTGCGGAAACCCCAAGCACTCAAATTAGATCTGAAGAGATCACTATCCACGTGTCGACAGATGTGAACATCAGATTCATGGAAATGCCAGGAGTATGGCAGGTTGATGCTGCATCGGGTCGGGAGAGGTATGTGACATTGGAAGGTAAATCGGGTCATCCGGGTAAATCGACAGTGAAGAACTGGTTTAAGATTTTGCTGGTCAATGCATCGGATCCAGCTTCAGCTTATCGGATCAGATACTGCCCCGGTTTGTGCGAGTCGTGTCATGTTACGTGTGGTGATGTTGGAATTAGAAAAGAAGAGGGGACAAGGTGGTTGTCAGTTTTGACACGTGGAGAGTTTCCATTCGTGTTCGTGAAGGCAAGGAGTAATAATGAGGCTGACTAG